Proteins encoded together in one Lathyrus oleraceus cultivar Zhongwan6 chromosome 5, CAAS_Psat_ZW6_1.0, whole genome shotgun sequence window:
- the LOC127079500 gene encoding zinc finger CCCH domain-containing protein 38 isoform X1, protein MSGSDRKRSSKWDLSDEPKFTSGSKQIRSGRSSADVAGSNSSKWAYSEGNDKLRPAMGYSSKEYFSGDRCSNEEDAMIKDHRVLDTRREWDTDGSYEERKQKRHSQSPKNAWSRSSRSRSRSRSRSPPRGFRRDSGVDDRKRIRVGGSTRPCRDFAVGKCRRGSLCNFLHHDNQNHEDSWEGKHREDGAPRYSATYESGDHSLKSGRSNKACINFAKGSCRMGASCKYVHDNDSDGYGKVYMDEFTREREDGGAPRYFAAHEREDRSFKSGRSNEACINFAKGRCRMGTSCNFVHDNDSDGYGKVFKDEFTREREIDRRHRDNSFEQSGGHVPSRTSDTPCRFFASGNCRNGKHCRFSHDRPSFKSPNRRLRDDRWARNPGGDYQMDRRKLSDSISPNRRLRDDRWGSDGDMADPDRVRDSPKRNDTISVSDTANLMENKSGNVGATEPGFTALPMTDEWHGLDKSRLHCKPPISNDKKEASRWIAGNTGANMHGSQSLGTTDIWPGDAEMSPDWKYRTGSSSHMEDAQNKHGISQGDTYLAISEQDRIQLAPGQSINQNAQNVNPLHTSSSHAVGQSQVDVRAFPSREGTVDATHSQEVSTEKKYSVESNIMDSGLSQVGSINPPTQNTVSNEQLAQLTDLSASLAHILGSGQQLPQLYAALNSHELKHSPSQANTQVPVSITCIKPDPAVGLPKHYEPMIGSNEQKNADASGMPPTIPPSKNIAKVEMLSPLSNLGKQNYGDSIKGASSELIKSDNLIRLQPGHNTVLSNNEEVAKERKNSQDGPKSTKENGPQNMDQDGKLDDDKQTKDMKGIRAFKFALAEFVKELLKPAWKEGQVNKDAYKTIVKKVVDKVSSTMQGANIPQTQEKIDQYLSFSKPKVNKLVQAYVEKAAKG, encoded by the exons ATGAGTGGAAGTGATAGAAAGCGCTCTTCAAAGTGGGATTTGAGTGATGAACCCAAATTCACATCCGGTAGCAAGCAAATACGGTCTGGGCGGTCCTCTGCAGATGTTGCTGGTAGCAATAGTTCAAAATGGGCTTATTCAGAAGGAAATGATAAATTAAGACCTGCTATGGGATATTCATCAAAGGAATATTTTTCTGGAGATAGATGTTCAAATGAGGAAGATGCTATGATTAAAGACCATAGAGTGTTGGACACAAGAAGAGAATGGGACACTGATGGAAGTTACGAGGAACGGAAACAAAAGAGACACAGTCAATCTCCTAAAAATGCTTGGAGCAG AAGCAGTCGGAGCCGTAGCCGTAGTCGGAGCCGGAGCCCTCCTCGTGGTTTTAGGCGGGATTCAGGAGTTGATGATAGAAAAAGGATTAGGGTTGGAGGATCAACACGACCATGCAGAGATTTTGCTGTTGGTAAATGCAGAAGAGGCAGTCTTTGCAATTTTCTGCATCATGATAACCAAAATCATGAGGATAGTTGGGAAGGCAAACACAGGGAAGATGGAGCTCCCAGATACTCCGCTACCTATGAGAGCGGCGACCATTCTCTTAAGAGTGGTAGATCTAACAAAGCTTGCATAAATTTTGCAAAAGGCAGCTGTAGAATGGGAGCATCTTGCAAGTATGTGCATGATAACGATTCTGATGGATATGGTAAAGTTTATATGGATGAATTCACTAGAGAAAGGGAAGATGGAGGAGCTCCTAGATATTTTGCTGCCCATGAGAGAGAAGACCGTTCTTTTAAGAGTGGTAGATCTAATGAAGCTTGTATAAATTTTGCAAAAGGAAGGTGTAGAATGGGAACATCTTGCAACTTTGTGCATGATAATGACTCTGATGGATACGGCAAAGTATTTAAGGATGAATTCACTAGAGAAAGGGAAATTGACAGAAGGCACAGAGATAATTCTTTTGAGCAGAGTGGCGGGCATGTGCCTAGCCGCACTAGTGATACTCCTTGCAGGTTTTTCGCTAGTGGAAATTGTCGAAATGGTAAACATTGTAGGTTTTCTCACGATAGGCCATCATTTAAGAGCCCTAATAGAAGATTAAGGGATGATAGATGGGCAAGAAATCCAGGTGGAGATTATCAAATGGATAGACGAAAGTTGAGTGATTCCATTAGTCCAAATAGAAGGCTAAGAGATGATAGGTGGGGTTCAGATGGCGACATGGCTGATCCAGATAGAGTCAGGGACAGTCCAAAGCGGAATGATACAATTTCTGTCTCTGATACAGCAAATCTGATGGAGAATAAAAGTGGAAATGTAGGTGCCACAGAGCCAGGATTTACTGCTTTGCCTATGACTGATGAATGGCATGGTTTAGATAAGAGTAGGCTGCATTGTAAACCACCAATTTCAAATGATAAGAAGGAAGCCAGTCGTTGGATAGCAGGAAATACTGGTGCCAACATGCACGGCTCCCAGTCATTAGGCACAACAGACATTTGGCCGGGTGATGCAGAAATGTCTCCTGATTGGAAGTATAGGACAGGATCTTCTAGCCATATGGAAGATGCACAGAATAAGCATGGTATAAGCCAGGGTGATACGTATTTAGCCATCTCTGAACAGGACAGAATACAGCTTGCTCCAG GACAAAGCATCAACCAGAATGCACAGAATGTAAATCCTTTGCATACTTCCAGCAGCCATGCAGTTGGACAAAGTCAAGTGGATGTTCGTGCTTTTCCTTCAAGAGAAGGAACTGTTGATGCTACCCACAGCCAAGAAGTATCCACTGAGAAAAAGTACTCTGTGGAATCAAATATCATGGATTCGGGCTTATCACAAGTTGGTTCAATAAATCCTCCAACTCAAAACACGGTAAGCAATGAACAGCTTGCCCAACTCACGGATCTCTCAGCCTCTCTGGCTCATATCCTTGGATCAGGTCAGCAGCTTCCGCAGCTATACGCTGCCTTAAATTCTCACGAACTAAAGCACAGTCCTTCCCAAGCAAATACTCAAGTGCCTGTTTCGATCACATGCATCAAGCCAGATCCTGCTGTTGGGCTCCCAAAGCATTATGAACCAATGATTGGTAGTAATGAGCAAAAGAATGCTGATGCAAGTGGCATGCCCCCAACCATTCCTCCAAGTAAAAATATTGCCAAAGTAGAAATGCTGTCACCGTTGTCTAATTTAGGAAAACAAAATTATGGGGATTCTATTAAGGGTGCCTCCTCAGAACTTATCAAGAGTGATAATCTAATCCGTTTGCAGCCTGGTCATAACACAGTGCTTTCTAACAATGAAGAGGTAGCCAAGGAAAGGAAAAATTCTCAAGACGGTCCTAAAAGTACAAAAGAGAATGGTCCACAAAACATGGACCAAGATGGTAaacttgatgatgacaaacaaacaaaggatatGAAAGGGATTCGTGCATTTAAATTTGCACTGGCTGAGTTTGTTAAGGAGCTTTTGAAACCAGCCTGGAAAGAAGGTCAAGTAAATAAAGATGCTTATAAAACAATTGTGAAGAAAGTTGTTGATAAAGTATCGAGTACCATGCAGGGGGCCAACATTCCTCAGACACAAGAGAAAATTGACCAATATTTGTCATTTTCAAAGCCAAAGGTTAACAAACTTGTACAG GCCTATGTGGAAAAGGCTGCGAAGGGTTAG
- the LOC127079500 gene encoding zinc finger CCCH domain-containing protein 38 isoform X2: MSGSDRKRSSKWDLSDEPKFTSGSKQIRSGRSSADVAGSNSSKWAYSEGNDKLRPAMGYSSKEYFSGDRCSNEEDAMIKDHRVLDTRREWDTDGSYEERKQKRHSQSPKNAWSSSRSRSRSRSRSPPRGFRRDSGVDDRKRIRVGGSTRPCRDFAVGKCRRGSLCNFLHHDNQNHEDSWEGKHREDGAPRYSATYESGDHSLKSGRSNKACINFAKGSCRMGASCKYVHDNDSDGYGKVYMDEFTREREDGGAPRYFAAHEREDRSFKSGRSNEACINFAKGRCRMGTSCNFVHDNDSDGYGKVFKDEFTREREIDRRHRDNSFEQSGGHVPSRTSDTPCRFFASGNCRNGKHCRFSHDRPSFKSPNRRLRDDRWARNPGGDYQMDRRKLSDSISPNRRLRDDRWGSDGDMADPDRVRDSPKRNDTISVSDTANLMENKSGNVGATEPGFTALPMTDEWHGLDKSRLHCKPPISNDKKEASRWIAGNTGANMHGSQSLGTTDIWPGDAEMSPDWKYRTGSSSHMEDAQNKHGISQGDTYLAISEQDRIQLAPGQSINQNAQNVNPLHTSSSHAVGQSQVDVRAFPSREGTVDATHSQEVSTEKKYSVESNIMDSGLSQVGSINPPTQNTVSNEQLAQLTDLSASLAHILGSGQQLPQLYAALNSHELKHSPSQANTQVPVSITCIKPDPAVGLPKHYEPMIGSNEQKNADASGMPPTIPPSKNIAKVEMLSPLSNLGKQNYGDSIKGASSELIKSDNLIRLQPGHNTVLSNNEEVAKERKNSQDGPKSTKENGPQNMDQDGKLDDDKQTKDMKGIRAFKFALAEFVKELLKPAWKEGQVNKDAYKTIVKKVVDKVSSTMQGANIPQTQEKIDQYLSFSKPKVNKLVQAYVEKAAKG; the protein is encoded by the exons ATGAGTGGAAGTGATAGAAAGCGCTCTTCAAAGTGGGATTTGAGTGATGAACCCAAATTCACATCCGGTAGCAAGCAAATACGGTCTGGGCGGTCCTCTGCAGATGTTGCTGGTAGCAATAGTTCAAAATGGGCTTATTCAGAAGGAAATGATAAATTAAGACCTGCTATGGGATATTCATCAAAGGAATATTTTTCTGGAGATAGATGTTCAAATGAGGAAGATGCTATGATTAAAGACCATAGAGTGTTGGACACAAGAAGAGAATGGGACACTGATGGAAGTTACGAGGAACGGAAACAAAAGAGACACAGTCAATCTCCTAAAAATGCTTGGAGCAG CAGTCGGAGCCGTAGCCGTAGTCGGAGCCGGAGCCCTCCTCGTGGTTTTAGGCGGGATTCAGGAGTTGATGATAGAAAAAGGATTAGGGTTGGAGGATCAACACGACCATGCAGAGATTTTGCTGTTGGTAAATGCAGAAGAGGCAGTCTTTGCAATTTTCTGCATCATGATAACCAAAATCATGAGGATAGTTGGGAAGGCAAACACAGGGAAGATGGAGCTCCCAGATACTCCGCTACCTATGAGAGCGGCGACCATTCTCTTAAGAGTGGTAGATCTAACAAAGCTTGCATAAATTTTGCAAAAGGCAGCTGTAGAATGGGAGCATCTTGCAAGTATGTGCATGATAACGATTCTGATGGATATGGTAAAGTTTATATGGATGAATTCACTAGAGAAAGGGAAGATGGAGGAGCTCCTAGATATTTTGCTGCCCATGAGAGAGAAGACCGTTCTTTTAAGAGTGGTAGATCTAATGAAGCTTGTATAAATTTTGCAAAAGGAAGGTGTAGAATGGGAACATCTTGCAACTTTGTGCATGATAATGACTCTGATGGATACGGCAAAGTATTTAAGGATGAATTCACTAGAGAAAGGGAAATTGACAGAAGGCACAGAGATAATTCTTTTGAGCAGAGTGGCGGGCATGTGCCTAGCCGCACTAGTGATACTCCTTGCAGGTTTTTCGCTAGTGGAAATTGTCGAAATGGTAAACATTGTAGGTTTTCTCACGATAGGCCATCATTTAAGAGCCCTAATAGAAGATTAAGGGATGATAGATGGGCAAGAAATCCAGGTGGAGATTATCAAATGGATAGACGAAAGTTGAGTGATTCCATTAGTCCAAATAGAAGGCTAAGAGATGATAGGTGGGGTTCAGATGGCGACATGGCTGATCCAGATAGAGTCAGGGACAGTCCAAAGCGGAATGATACAATTTCTGTCTCTGATACAGCAAATCTGATGGAGAATAAAAGTGGAAATGTAGGTGCCACAGAGCCAGGATTTACTGCTTTGCCTATGACTGATGAATGGCATGGTTTAGATAAGAGTAGGCTGCATTGTAAACCACCAATTTCAAATGATAAGAAGGAAGCCAGTCGTTGGATAGCAGGAAATACTGGTGCCAACATGCACGGCTCCCAGTCATTAGGCACAACAGACATTTGGCCGGGTGATGCAGAAATGTCTCCTGATTGGAAGTATAGGACAGGATCTTCTAGCCATATGGAAGATGCACAGAATAAGCATGGTATAAGCCAGGGTGATACGTATTTAGCCATCTCTGAACAGGACAGAATACAGCTTGCTCCAG GACAAAGCATCAACCAGAATGCACAGAATGTAAATCCTTTGCATACTTCCAGCAGCCATGCAGTTGGACAAAGTCAAGTGGATGTTCGTGCTTTTCCTTCAAGAGAAGGAACTGTTGATGCTACCCACAGCCAAGAAGTATCCACTGAGAAAAAGTACTCTGTGGAATCAAATATCATGGATTCGGGCTTATCACAAGTTGGTTCAATAAATCCTCCAACTCAAAACACGGTAAGCAATGAACAGCTTGCCCAACTCACGGATCTCTCAGCCTCTCTGGCTCATATCCTTGGATCAGGTCAGCAGCTTCCGCAGCTATACGCTGCCTTAAATTCTCACGAACTAAAGCACAGTCCTTCCCAAGCAAATACTCAAGTGCCTGTTTCGATCACATGCATCAAGCCAGATCCTGCTGTTGGGCTCCCAAAGCATTATGAACCAATGATTGGTAGTAATGAGCAAAAGAATGCTGATGCAAGTGGCATGCCCCCAACCATTCCTCCAAGTAAAAATATTGCCAAAGTAGAAATGCTGTCACCGTTGTCTAATTTAGGAAAACAAAATTATGGGGATTCTATTAAGGGTGCCTCCTCAGAACTTATCAAGAGTGATAATCTAATCCGTTTGCAGCCTGGTCATAACACAGTGCTTTCTAACAATGAAGAGGTAGCCAAGGAAAGGAAAAATTCTCAAGACGGTCCTAAAAGTACAAAAGAGAATGGTCCACAAAACATGGACCAAGATGGTAaacttgatgatgacaaacaaacaaaggatatGAAAGGGATTCGTGCATTTAAATTTGCACTGGCTGAGTTTGTTAAGGAGCTTTTGAAACCAGCCTGGAAAGAAGGTCAAGTAAATAAAGATGCTTATAAAACAATTGTGAAGAAAGTTGTTGATAAAGTATCGAGTACCATGCAGGGGGCCAACATTCCTCAGACACAAGAGAAAATTGACCAATATTTGTCATTTTCAAAGCCAAAGGTTAACAAACTTGTACAG GCCTATGTGGAAAAGGCTGCGAAGGGTTAG